One genomic region from Quercus robur chromosome 4, dhQueRobu3.1, whole genome shotgun sequence encodes:
- the LOC126723623 gene encoding two-component response regulator ORR10-like, producing the protein MGMAAEAQYHVLAVDDSLLDRKLIERLLKTSSYHVTAVDSGSKALEFLGLLEDEHNDALAPSVSLNDHHQDVDVNLIITDYCMPGMTGYDLLRKIKESKSLKDIPVVIMSSENIPSRINRCLEEGAEEFFLKPVQLSDVNKLKPHLLKGRDKESEPSINKRKGMEECYSHDKTRTKYDGLEVV; encoded by the exons ATGGGTATGGCTGCAGAGGCTCAGTACCATGTTCTGGCGGTTGATGATAGCCTTCTTGACAGAAAGTTGATTGAAAGGCTCCTAAAAACCTCTTCTTATCATG TTACTGCAGTGGATTCTGGTAGCAAGGCTTTAGAGTTTCTGGGCTTGCTTGAAGATGAACATAATGATGCACTTGCTCCCTCTGTTTCTCTAAATGATCATCACCAG GATGTAGATGTAAATTTGATCATTACAGATTACTGCATGCCGGGAATGACAGGCTATGATCTCCTTAGAAAGATCAAG GAATCTAAATCTCTTAAAGATATACCAGTAGTGATCATGTCCTCTGAGAACATCCCATCAAGGATTAACAG ATGCTTGGAAGAAGGAGCAGAAGAGTTCTTTTTGAAACCAGTTCAATTATCTGATGTGAATAAGCTCAAACCCCATTTGTTGAAGGGAAGAGACAAGGAATCAGAGCCCAGCATCAACAAGAGAAAGGGCATGGAAGAATGCTATTCACATgacaaaacaagaacaaaatatGATGGCTTGGAAGTGGTCTAA